In Candidatus Binatia bacterium, the sequence ATTGCGTCGGCGTCAACTCCGCTGGTTCCTCGACCACTCATGATGTCTACCATAAAAAACTTCCTCATCGATGGGAACGATTCGCCCGCGCGGAGGAGAATTGTTAGATGCCCTTGTATGGAAAATCCCGAACCAGCCGTGAAGTTGGATATCGTCGAGCAGATCGCCACGATCACGCTCAACCGTCCCGAGAATCGCAACAGCATGACGCCGGATGTCCTCGAGGCACTCGCGGAGGTCATCACACGAGTGCGCGACGACCGGGAAGTCCGCTGCGTGATCATTACCGGAGAAGGACGCAGTTTTTGTGCGGGGGCCGATTTCAAATCGGTCGGCGGCGCCTGGGATGGTGAAGGTGAGTTTCAGACGCGCAACGAGCGATCTTTCGCGATGTACCAGCCTTTCCTTTCCTTGCTTGAGGTGGAAGTCCCGGTGATTGCGGCCATGCAGGGGCATGCCATCGGTGGCGGGCTCGGACTTGCGGTTGTCTGCGACATTCGCGTCGCTGCCCAAGACTCCCGATACGGCGTGAACTTCGTGCGACTGGGGCTGCATCCGGGGATGGCAACGACCTGGATCCTGCCGCGACTCATGGGCATGCCGCGTGCAGTGGAGCTGCTTCTGACAGGGCGGATTATCAGCGGTACCGAAGCCGCTGAGGCCGGCCTCGTGAACTATGCGGTCCCGGCAGCCGAGGTCCTTACGCGCGCTCGGGAACTTGCAAAAGAAATTGCCGCAGCAGCACCATTGGCGGTCCGTTGGACCAAGCAAACGATCTATCAAGGCCAGCAGTGGGACCCACCCACAGCCGCGCGCTACGAGGCACACGCACAATCGCGCACCTTTGAAACAGAGGACTTCCGGGAGGGAGTTGCCGCGATGTTGGAGAAACGGACGCCCCGGTTCAAGGGACGTTGAGAAGGCTCGCAAAAGCTTTTCTGCTGGTGTTTCTGCTTGGACTGAGCATCGAAGTAGCGGTGCGAATCAGCGGACATGCGGGTCCGTTTGTGACCGATCCAGCTTTTCATGCCCGGCCCGGCGCATCCTATTGGCAATACCGCGCCGACCGTCAATTCACGGTCTACGGGCCAACCGACCTTCGCACTGGACCTCTGGGCGAGCGAAGGCACGGACCCCGGGGACCGAAAACGGGTCCGCTCGTGGCCGTTTTTGGAGATTCCTTCACGTTCGGCCAGGCGGTTGCAGACCACGAGACCTGGCCTGCCCAATTGGAGGCGGCACTGCGTCCTCGCTTTCCCGGCGTCCGGGTTATGAACTTCGGTGTTCAGGGCCACTCCCTCCGCATGATCGTTGCGCATGCACAGGAGCGATTGCAGACGATTCGCCCGGCGTTGGTCGTGCTGGCGTTCATCGGGGATGACCTCGATCCGGGTCGAGAGCAAAAACATGTCGATCGCTTCGGCTATCTGGCGCGCGGCGGCCCCGATCAGCCGATCGACCGAACATCTGAATTATTAAGGGCAATAGCTCGACAATCGCATGGCCTGTTGTGGTTCAAGCACTGGCTGATGCGAGTCGTCCCGTCGAGCGAGAACCCGGAGCCCAGCGCTCTCATCGCCACCGTGGAGACCCGAGAGCAGCCTGTCGCCGTGCTGCCTGCGAATTTACCGGTCTTGATCGAAAGCCTCGCCGACACGCCCTTGATTCTCGCAGAGCTGGACCTTGCCGAAACGAAGAAGAGTCGATGGCTTCGCCGCGAGCTGGAGCGGAGGCTTCCCGAAGTGTCGTTGGTTTATATGCCGCCGAATTTCAGCTCTGCACCGGATTCCGTATGGCGGGTTCCGGGCGACGGCCATCCTTCTGGACCAGCCCATGCCATTTACGCCTCGACGCTGGTACCGGCGGTCTCGCAGGCCCTCGAAAAACCGGCGGCGGCCGACGCGCTCATCGGCACTGCCCCCGGGAAGACGCCCTAGGGCATCCCCAGAATCGCGATGCCGCAGGTCGTCGGTGGGCCACCGATATTATGACTCAGGGCAGTAGTGGCATTCTTGATCTGGCGCTGCTCGGCTTTGCCCTGCAGCTGCTTCACATTCTCGTAAATCATCCGGATTCCGGTTGCGCCGGTCGGGTGCCCGAAGGTCTTGAGACCACCATCGGTATTCACCGGAAGCTCCCCTCCGAGCTCGAAGGTGCCGCTCGCGACATGATCCTTGGCCGAGCCTTTTTCGCAAAGACCCAGGTCTTCGTAGGAGAGCATCTCGGTAAGAGTGAAACAGTCGTGCAGTTGGACGACGTCGATCTCCTTGAACGGATCCGAGATCCCCGCCATCGCATAGGCGTCCTGAGCCGCGATCTGGGTCGGTTTCCAGCCGAGGAAATCAAAGTTCGGGTCGCGCTGCGGGTGCTCGCTGCAAGCTACCGTGACCGCCTTGACCAAAACATGGTCATCACGAACTTGCTTGGCGAGATCGGCCCGGGTCAGGATCACGGCTGAGGCGCCATCGGATTGAGCCGCGCAATCAAACAGTCCGAAGGGCCAGGAAATGATCCTCGCCTTCAAAACATCTTCGACGGTGATCTCCTTTTTCAGCATGCTTTTGGGAGCCAGCGTCCCATTATGATGATTTTTGACGGCGATCTTCGCGAGATCCTCGCGTCCTGCACCATAGGTTTCGAAATAGCGCGCCGCGCACAGGCTGAACCAGCCGGCAGGCGTTGCCGGAAGGCCACGAACTTTGTCGAAGCTCACAGACGGCCCGGAGACTCCACGATCCTTGGGCTTGTCGAAGCCGACCACCAGGACCTTGTCGTAGACGCCCGCCGCAATCGCGAAAACGCCGAATCGAAAGGCATCGGTGCCCGTCTGGCAGTAGTCGGAGACCACGGAGATCGGCTTGCCGAAAATCTTGAGGGCTTCGGCGATCTCCGCGCTGCCGTCGCGGGGATAGACAGCTCCTGCGAAAATCGCATCGATCTCGTCCTGAGGACTCTCGATGCCGGCATCGGCGTACGCCTCGTAGCACGCATCGACAATCATATCTTCGCGCGATTTGTCCCAGTTCTCCCCGAACTGGCAGCAGCCCGCACCCACAATTGCGACCTTGTCGCGTAATGATTCACTCATGATACGTCTCCAGCGCTGAAGGGCAGGGCCTTCCAGAAATAATTGGGCTTACCGCCCGCATCGTGAATCTTGCGGAAAGTAAATTTGACCGGCAAGTCGAGTTTCACGTCGGCCGGCTCGGTATCAGCCATTTGCACTTGAATCCGACAACCGTCGACCTCGGTGATCACAACGATCGTCGGGGGCTCTGCTTTCGGGAAAAAGAAATCAAAGGTGTAGCTCAAAACAACGCCTGTCCGATCCGAGAGACGAACACGCTCGAAGGTGTCCTTCGAGCGGCAGGAGTAGCAGACACGTTGCTTCGGGAAGTGGATCTGGCCACAAGCCGTGCACCTCTCCCCAACGAACCCGATATCAGCGTCGCGCTCCCGGTATCGAATCGTTGCCGAGAGCCCGAGATCCTTGCCCGTTTCCCACTCGCCGGCAGCCAGGCCTCTGGACTTCAGATAGGAATCGTAACTCTTGAGTGGGCGGCGACGGTCGAGATGGCCGGACACCCCAAGCCGTGGAGCCAGGCTCTCAATCGCTTTCTGGACCTCGAAGGCCATTGCGTGCGCACCATCTCCGTATGCCGCGGTGAGCAGGCGGTCCCCGGAGCGTGCTCGCTCGAGCGAAGCCGCCAGCAGCATCATGCCATATGCAGCGCCGGTATTTCCGACGCGCCCGATAAGAAGATCCTGCACTTGCTCGCGTCCCAGCCCAAGCCCCTTCATGACCCCGCCAATACTTCGGGCGTCGGGAGCGACGATGGCCGCGGACGCGAAGTCCCCGATACCGTGGCCGGTTTTTTCGAGCAATGCGCTCAGGACCTCGATCATGGCTGGTGTGTAGCCCTCCTGGATGATGAACCGGTCCTCCCATGCGTGGGTAAAGTTCTCGCCGTCACCGCGCCAATAATCCTGAAACTCGTTGGCAACACTATGGGCGCCATCGAGTTTGGCGATCACGTCGGTGCCGCTGACCAGAAAGGCGGCGGCTCCGTCGCCCAATTTGGCTTCGAGAGCGCCCCGGGGACTTCCCATCCGACAGTCCGCCGCAACCACCAATACGTTGTGCGCGGCGCCTGAGCTGACCGCATGGATCGCGTTCTCGAGCGCGGTGCTGCCGCAGCGCAGCGACCCGGATACGTCCTGAGTCTGAACGTCGCGTTTGAGGTCCAGGGCGCGGGCGACCACAGTGGCGGCCTGTTTTTCGCGCTGAGCGTAGCTGGTCGAGGCGAAAACAAGCGCATCCACGTCGTTCCGGTCGATCTCGCCGAGACAGTCGATTCCCGCGGCCACGGCCATCGTGACGACATCTTCATCATCTCCAGCGACCGCTTTCTCTGGTCCGCCGTCTTTCGCTGCTCGGCCCTGAATCAAGGCAAGAGGTAGGCGGGTCCTCGGGATATAGGCGCCATAGGCTCTGATTCCACTCATCCGTTCAAATTCTCCTCTCGTGGCACCCAAGGGTGCCCGTGTATCTTTCCCTAGCAGGAGGCTCACGCGCAAACGACTCACGGGCAAAGCATCGCAACCGGCGCCCAGTTCCCGTATGAAGTTTCTCCATGCGGATTGCCTCTTGGAATATCAACGGGATGAAGGCGCGCCTGGGCTACCTGAAGCATTGGCTGGAAGCACGGCAACCAGACGTTGTCGGTTTGCAGGAATTGAAGATGCAGGACGACCAGTTCCCCCACGAAGCACTGGCGGAAATCGGCTACCACGCGGTCGTTCACGGACAGAAGGCCTGGAACGGCGTGGCGGTACTGACACGCGAGAAGCCTGCGGAACTTGTGTGCCGCGGACTGCCCGGGCAGGAGGAAATGGGCTCCCGGCTGATCGCTACCCGCGTGGATGGACTGAA encodes:
- a CDS encoding GDSL-type esterase/lipase family protein, which encodes MFLLGLSIEVAVRISGHAGPFVTDPAFHARPGASYWQYRADRQFTVYGPTDLRTGPLGERRHGPRGPKTGPLVAVFGDSFTFGQAVADHETWPAQLEAALRPRFPGVRVMNFGVQGHSLRMIVAHAQERLQTIRPALVVLAFIGDDLDPGREQKHVDRFGYLARGGPDQPIDRTSELLRAIARQSHGLLWFKHWLMRVVPSSENPEPSALIATVETREQPVAVLPANLPVLIESLADTPLILAELDLAETKKSRWLRRELERRLPEVSLVYMPPNFSSAPDSVWRVPGDGHPSGPAHAIYASTLVPAVSQALEKPAAADALIGTAPGKTP
- a CDS encoding zinc ribbon domain-containing protein, giving the protein MSGIRAYGAYIPRTRLPLALIQGRAAKDGGPEKAVAGDDEDVVTMAVAAGIDCLGEIDRNDVDALVFASTSYAQREKQAATVVARALDLKRDVQTQDVSGSLRCGSTALENAIHAVSSGAAHNVLVVAADCRMGSPRGALEAKLGDGAAAFLVSGTDVIAKLDGAHSVANEFQDYWRGDGENFTHAWEDRFIIQEGYTPAMIEVLSALLEKTGHGIGDFASAAIVAPDARSIGGVMKGLGLGREQVQDLLIGRVGNTGAAYGMMLLAASLERARSGDRLLTAAYGDGAHAMAFEVQKAIESLAPRLGVSGHLDRRRPLKSYDSYLKSRGLAAGEWETGKDLGLSATIRYRERDADIGFVGERCTACGQIHFPKQRVCYSCRSKDTFERVRLSDRTGVVLSYTFDFFFPKAEPPTIVVITEVDGCRIQVQMADTEPADVKLDLPVKFTFRKIHDAGGKPNYFWKALPFSAGDVS
- a CDS encoding enoyl-CoA hydratase/isomerase family protein; protein product: MENPEPAVKLDIVEQIATITLNRPENRNSMTPDVLEALAEVITRVRDDREVRCVIITGEGRSFCAGADFKSVGGAWDGEGEFQTRNERSFAMYQPFLSLLEVEVPVIAAMQGHAIGGGLGLAVVCDIRVAAQDSRYGVNFVRLGLHPGMATTWILPRLMGMPRAVELLLTGRIISGTEAAEAGLVNYAVPAAEVLTRARELAKEIAAAAPLAVRWTKQTIYQGQQWDPPTAARYEAHAQSRTFETEDFREGVAAMLEKRTPRFKGR
- a CDS encoding acetyl-CoA acetyltransferase, with product MSESLRDKVAIVGAGCCQFGENWDKSREDMIVDACYEAYADAGIESPQDEIDAIFAGAVYPRDGSAEIAEALKIFGKPISVVSDYCQTGTDAFRFGVFAIAAGVYDKVLVVGFDKPKDRGVSGPSVSFDKVRGLPATPAGWFSLCAARYFETYGAGREDLAKIAVKNHHNGTLAPKSMLKKEITVEDVLKARIISWPFGLFDCAAQSDGASAVILTRADLAKQVRDDHVLVKAVTVACSEHPQRDPNFDFLGWKPTQIAAQDAYAMAGISDPFKEIDVVQLHDCFTLTEMLSYEDLGLCEKGSAKDHVASGTFELGGELPVNTDGGLKTFGHPTGATGIRMIYENVKQLQGKAEQRQIKNATTALSHNIGGPPTTCGIAILGMP